The Cyclobacteriaceae bacterium DNA segment TACACCTAATCAACCTTTTGTTGAATCTGCGGCAGGTTCTTTCAGCACATGGTTCCTGGGGTCACCTGAAAACAACGGAGGTAACGTTGAGTTCCACATTGACAACATTCGTTTCGTAGAATTTTAATTACTAAAAAGATGAGAAACATTGTTACATACAGCATATACTTCCTGGTTATGGCTTGCACAATCAGCAGCCTTAGTCTACTTACTTCGTGCCAGGATGATGAAAAACCCAGCGAGATCGTTTTGTTGAGTTTTGGCCCATCGGGTGTACAGCATGGCGATGAAATTACCTTCTTCGGGCAAAACCTCGATAAGGTAACTGCCATCGTTCTTAGACCCAATGTGGAAATTCCTAAAAGTTCGTTCAAATCGGTAACTGCTGAACGTATAAATATAATTGTACCCGATGAAGCGGAAGCTGGAACAATCCTTTTAAAAACTCCGCAAGGCGATATCGAAAGCAAGACTATCTTGAATTTTGATGTGCCTGTTGTAATTGAAAGTATAACAGCAGAAGCAAAACCGGGAACCAACATTACCATTAGCGGTGAAAAGGTAAACTGGATTGAGGACATCACGTTTCCAAGCGACCTGACGATTTCAAAAGACGACTTTGTAAGTCGATCACTTACTGAAGTAGTCGTTACCGTACCCATGGAAGCGCAAACCGGATTTCTGATTTTCACAGTTGGTGGAACGGAAGGCATGACTTTTGGCACTGAAGAGCAACTAATCGTTACCGTTCCTACGGTTACCGATGTTGAGCCCTTATCGATCAGACACACACATGAACTAACTATTACCGGTACTGACCTGGATCTGGTTACTGCCGTAACGTTTGGCGGAGGCGCTGAGGTGCTAAAGGCTGATTTTGTCAGTCATTCAGAAACCGAAATAATCGTTAATGTTCCGGCTACAACCATCAAAGGAAAGTTAACATTAAAGCAAGCTTCACCGGTAACGGTACAAACGGAAGATGAACTTACCATCATCTTACCAATCGGTACAGCAGCAACCCCCTCACCGGCTGTTCCCGGAACGGATGACCTTACCATTACCGGTACAAACCTTGATCTCGTTGCAGAATTAGGCCTACCAACTTACGGTGCTGTTGCAGCCACAAGTTTTAAATCACACACGGCAACACAGATAGTACTTGCAGTTCCGGAAGGAACAAAATCAGGTGGCATTACCTACAAAACTATTCACGGTTTCTCCGGAAACCTGGGTGTAACGGTACGCGTACCAGCCCCTGGACCTCCCCCGCTTCCCATAACCTTGTATGACGAAACCATTGCGGCCGGTGGTGGCGATTGGAGTTGGAATGCCGTAGTGTCGGATCGGGCAAGCACGGAGCAGTTCTATTCTGGCGATGTGGCATGGAAGTTCGAAACCACAAGTGGTGGTGGTCTTTCGGCTGGTGGCATCACCGCTGTTGATGCAACAAGTCAGGAAGTATTTACCTTCGCTGTGTATGGTGGTCCCGGAACCGATGGGCTTGAGGTAGCCGCCATTCTCAATGATAACTGGGGTGATTATAATTCAGTAACATTGGTAGAGGGCGCATGGACAGAATACCAAATCCCCCTTAGTTCATACCCGACAACAAACCTCACACAGGTTGTACGATTCGCCTTGAAGGTTGAGGGCGCATCTTCATCCATTATTTATGCAGACCGGGTTGGTTTTGGCCCAGCGGGACCTGCGCCTTTGGATTATTATCTGTTTGATGATGCGCTGCAAAATGGTTGGCAACAGTGGGATGGTTGGGACCTGAACTCCAAAGATTTTGCAAATGAGGAAGAAGTGTTTAAAGGAACCAAGTCTATAAAAGCCGTTTA contains these protein-coding regions:
- a CDS encoding IPT/TIG domain-containing protein, yielding MRNIVTYSIYFLVMACTISSLSLLTSCQDDEKPSEIVLLSFGPSGVQHGDEITFFGQNLDKVTAIVLRPNVEIPKSSFKSVTAERINIIVPDEAEAGTILLKTPQGDIESKTILNFDVPVVIESITAEAKPGTNITISGEKVNWIEDITFPSDLTISKDDFVSRSLTEVVVTVPMEAQTGFLIFTVGGTEGMTFGTEEQLIVTVPTVTDVEPLSIRHTHELTITGTDLDLVTAVTFGGGAEVLKADFVSHSETEIIVNVPATTIKGKLTLKQASPVTVQTEDELTIILPIGTAATPSPAVPGTDDLTITGTNLDLVAELGLPTYGAVAATSFKSHTATQIVLAVPEGTKSGGITYKTIHGFSGNLGVTVRVPAPGPPPLPITLYDETIAAGGGDWSWNAVVSDRASTEQFYSGDVAWKFETTSGGGLSAGGITAVDATSQEVFTFAVYGGPGTDGLEVAAILNDNWGDYNSVTLVEGAWTEYQIPLSSYPTTNLTQVVRFALKVEGASSSIIYADRVGFGPAGPAPLDYYLFDDALQNGWQQWDGWDLNSKDFANEEEVFKGTKSIKAVYSGQYGAIQIGRGSAFDMTGYTTLTFRVYAAAAQQLIVQLNNDADNYLNIPQGWSEVSLPVATMNGNTSAVSELRIKNNNANLPVTLYFDEIGLRN